The following coding sequences lie in one Hoplias malabaricus isolate fHopMal1 chromosome 14, fHopMal1.hap1, whole genome shotgun sequence genomic window:
- the ctu1 gene encoding cytoplasmic tRNA 2-thiolation protein 1, with protein sequence MPVQCSCCAVNRAVLKRPKTGHSLCKSCFFWAFEEEVHHTVVSGRLFRRGETVAIGASGGKDSTVLAHVMKVLNERYDYGLKLLLLSVDEGITGYRDDSLETVKRNQQQYELPLKIVSYEELYGWTMDAIVKQVGLKNNCTFCGVFRRQALDRGAMMLNVDKICTGHNADDVAETVLMNVLRGDIARLRRCTAISTVSDGEGAIPRCKPLKYSYEKEIVLYAYFKKLDYFSTECIYSPNAYRGHARTFLKDLEAVRPSAIMDVIHSGENLSVKDGVKMPIQGTCSRCGYISSQALCKSCVLLEGLNRGLPKLGIGKHHRLHGKILAQEPLTQEEEKKLKAVDF encoded by the exons ATGCCCGTGCAGTGCAGCTGCTGTGCCGTAAATCGCGCCGTGCTCAAACGGCCAAAAACCGGGCACTCTCTGTGTAAGAGCTGCTTCTTCTGGGCGTTTGAGGAGGAGGTCCATCACACCGTGGTGTCCGGCCGCTTGTTCCGCCGCGGAGAGACCGTGGCTATTGGCGCCTCTGGGGGAAAGGACTCCACGGTCCTCGCCCATGTGATGAAGGTGCTCAACGAGCGCTATGATTACGGCTTGAAACTGCTCCTGCTCTCCGTGGACGAGGGCATCACCGGCTACCGGGACGACTCTCTGGAGACGGTGAAGAGAAACCAGCAGCAGTACGAGCTGCCGCTAAAAATCGTGTCTTATGAAGAGCTTTACGGCTGGACCATGGACGCCATCGTCAAACAAGTGGGGCTCAAAAACAACTGTACTTTTTGCGGTGTGTTCCGACGGCAGGCGCTTGATAGAGGAGCCATGATGCTGAACGTGGACAAGATATGTACAG gtCACAATGCAGACGACGTGGCAGAGACAGTGTTGATGAACGTACTGCGTGGCGACATAGCCCGTCTGCGCCGCTGCACTGCCATTAGTACCGTCAGTGATGGCGAAGGGGCAATACCACGCTGTAAACCCCTGAAATATTCCTACGAGAAAGAGATTGTCCTCTACGCATATTTCAAGAAGCTTGACTACTTCTCCACAGAGTGCATTTACTCACCCAATGCCTACCGCGGCCATGCACGCACCTTCCTTAAAGATCTAGAAGCTGTCAGGCCTAGTGCCATTATGGACGTCATCCACTCTGGCGAGAACCTCTCAGTGAAGGACGGCGTGAAGATGCCCATCCAAGGGACATGTTCACGATGTGGATACATCTCCAGCCAGGCTCTCTGCAAGTCCTGCGTGCTGTTGGAGGGCCTGAACAGAGGCCTACCAAAACTTGGAATAGGCAAACATCACCGGCTCCATGGCAAGATCTTGGCTCAGGAGCCTCTGACCCAAGAGGAGGAAAAGAAGTTAAAGGCAGTAGACTTTTAA